The genomic DNA AATTTTAATATAATGTCATAATTGCCATACTAGAGGTTATTTTTCTTTACGGCACTTTACCAGTAGAAACGGCGGAAATGTCTGCAGCTTATGTATTCGTTCATCGGGATAGTGCTCAAATACTTCAGCTGAGTCGCCGAGTTCTTTTACTGCTTCTATTGTCAGCCCGTTTTGTATCAGCGAGTTAAGGATGGTATCCATTTTATGATGATATTTTTTAATGACAATGTTATCGCGCCACGGGGAGTCCCGAACGCTTTCATCAAAATAATGATCGACACGGGCATACATACCCTGCTCATCTTCCAACACGAGATTCTTTTCCACCGTCGCCGTCTGAATAGGGTGTTCTGCCGTAAACAGCAGCCGGCCTTCTCTGTTCAGCAATCCGGATAATTTCTTAGCCAGCGCATCAAAATCCTCAATATAGTGAAACACGAGT from Jeotgalicoccus saudimassiliensis includes the following:
- a CDS encoding class I SAM-dependent methyltransferase; protein product: MEKQYDEDNFFNMYKEIRHMPMSYNEIVEFPEIKKHMPNLKNMDVLDIGCGFGHLLKYMLQFKPASMTGLDSSANMITHCREDDELKDVTLIHDGILSASDLSKYDFIVSSLVFHYIEDFDALAKKLSGLLNREGRLLFTAEHPIQTATVEKNLVLEDEQGMYARVDHYFDESVRDSPWRDNIVIKKYHHKMDTILNSLIQNGLTIEAVKELGDSAEVFEHYPDERIHKLQTFPPFLLVKCRKEK